One genomic window of Thermococcus indicus includes the following:
- a CDS encoding methyl-accepting chemotaxis protein: protein MSARYLKRALQPISQLTNAAEFIAAGRLEDAREVVGSIDYPHRDDEIGKLITAFEAISADVIGTLNGVIDKLEAMAEGRLNYTIDARAQGDLQNIITALQKTSAKMKALIGNIREIGVTLDEQARELADIATHVRNSTNQVSEAIEQVSIEAQRQQEHINEITEGMRLVSDTTSETSNIMDEFERAIDEVVRIAQEGREKGDEAVRDIESIKRSMDFIEEAVNAVSEMSKRIGEITHTISNIAEQTNLLALNAAIEAARAGEAGRGFAVVAQEIRGLAEESKSAAETIRDIIDEMDEKVQKAVEETQKGVRNVASSTETLSESLGYLGYIAEMIGNVGTKVEEIREQTIRTQEEVEKALQALENLAASAEETTASAEEVNSAMQEQRAEIETLSSEARKLREIAKRLRQNVEQFRL, encoded by the coding sequence TTGAGTGCCAGATACCTAAAGAGGGCGCTGCAGCCAATATCGCAGCTCACGAACGCGGCGGAGTTCATAGCGGCGGGCAGGCTTGAGGATGCGAGGGAAGTGGTTGGTTCGATAGACTACCCCCACAGGGACGATGAGATAGGAAAACTGATAACCGCTTTCGAGGCCATATCCGCCGACGTCATAGGCACCCTCAACGGCGTTATCGACAAGCTCGAAGCCATGGCAGAGGGCCGGCTGAACTACACCATAGACGCCAGGGCCCAGGGAGACCTCCAGAACATAATAACCGCGCTCCAAAAGACCTCAGCCAAGATGAAAGCCCTCATCGGAAACATCAGGGAGATTGGAGTGACCCTGGACGAGCAGGCCCGGGAACTGGCGGATATAGCGACCCACGTCAGAAACTCGACCAACCAGGTCAGCGAAGCAATAGAACAGGTCAGCATCGAGGCCCAGCGCCAGCAGGAGCACATAAACGAGATAACCGAAGGAATGCGCCTCGTCTCGGACACCACCTCAGAGACATCCAACATCATGGATGAGTTCGAGAGGGCTATCGATGAAGTCGTCAGAATAGCACAGGAGGGAAGGGAGAAGGGAGACGAAGCGGTTAGGGACATTGAGAGCATCAAACGCTCCATGGACTTCATAGAGGAGGCAGTTAACGCGGTCAGTGAGATGAGCAAACGCATAGGCGAGATAACCCATACTATAAGCAACATCGCTGAGCAAACAAACCTCCTTGCCCTGAACGCCGCGATCGAAGCGGCGAGGGCTGGGGAAGCTGGCAGGGGTTTCGCGGTCGTTGCCCAGGAGATAAGGGGACTGGCGGAGGAAAGCAAGAGCGCCGCGGAAACGATAAGGGACATCATAGATGAGATGGACGAGAAAGTTCAGAAGGCAGTGGAAGAGACCCAGAAGGGAGTAAGAAACGTGGCCAGTTCAACGGAGACCCTGAGTGAGAGCCTGGGCTATCTCGGCTACATCGCCGAAATGATAGGGAACGTTGGCACCAAAGTCGAGGAGATAAGGGAGCAGACCATAAGGACGCAGGAGGAGGTCGAGAAAGCACTCCAAGCCCTGGAAAACCTCGCCGCAAGTGCAGAGGAGACCACCGCCAGCGCGGAGGAGGTTAACTCCGCCATGCAGGAGCAGAGAGCGGAAATTGAGACGCTCAGCTCAGAGGCCAGGAAACTCAGGGAAATCGCCAAGCGTCTTCGCCAGAACGTTGAACAGTTCAGGCTCTGA